In Thermanaerothrix sp., a single window of DNA contains:
- a CDS encoding thioredoxin family protein, which produces MIEVNKDNYEAEVLGASLPVVVDFWGPTCGPCLALMPEVTKMAEEFEGRVKFCKLNAAENRRLCAGLKVMGLPTFLFYKNGELVDRITGAEVTLEAIRERAEKLLG; this is translated from the coding sequence GTGATCGAGGTGAACAAGGACAATTACGAGGCGGAGGTTCTTGGCGCTTCTCTTCCTGTGGTGGTGGACTTCTGGGGTCCCACCTGCGGCCCGTGTCTTGCGCTGATGCCGGAGGTGACCAAGATGGCGGAGGAGTTCGAGGGCCGGGTGAAGTTCTGCAAGCTCAACGCCGCAGAGAACCGGAGGCTTTGCGCTGGTCTCAAGGTTATGGGGCTTCCCACCTTCCTGTTCTACAAGAACGGCGAGCTGGTGGACAGGATAACCGGAGCGGAGGTGACCCTTGAGGCCATAAGGGAGAGGGCGGAGAAGCTCTTGGGGTGA